AAAAGACCAAACTAAAGTGCCATGAAGGATTCAATCATCCGTATAGATGAGTTGCAACGAAACTTTACGGTAGGGAGCGAAATAGTTCGTGCGTTGAAGGGGGTTTCCTTCAGCGTGCAGCAGGGTGAGTTTCTTACCATAATGGGGGCCAGCGGCTCAGGAAAATCAACTCTTTTGAATATATTGGGGTGCCTGGATAAGCCTACCCATGGACAATATTTTCTGGATGAGGTTCCAGTTGCAGATCTTTCCAGAAACGAATTGGCAAGATTGAGGAACCTCAAGATTGGGTTTGTATTCCAATCGTTCAATCTATTGCCACGAACTTCCGCCCTAGAGAATACCGAGCTGCCATTGCTATACAACCCTAAAGTTTCTTCAAAAGAGCGAAGGGAAAGAGCAATTGCGGCGCTCGAAGCGGTTGGATTGGCAAACCGAATGGACCATACTCCAAGCCAACTTTCTGGTGGACAGCAGCAGCGCGTGGCCATTGCACGTGCTCTGGTAAACGATCCGGTTATGATATTGGCTGATGAGGCAACTGGGAACCTTGATACCCGAACTACCTACGACATAATGGCTCTTTTTCAAGATCTGAACAGAAGAGGGAAAACCATTGTATTTGTAACTCACGAGCCGGATATTGCTACACTTAGTAGCAGAACAGTTACCCTACGTGATGGAATTATAATTAAGGATGAGGTTAACGAGAAGCCTCTTTCGGCTTTAGACATGCTGCATAGCTTGCCAATTAACGACAATGAAAACTAATAGGCCATGAATACATTTAATTTGATTAGAATCGCACTCAGGGCTATGCTTCGCAACAAGATGCAGACTTTTCTCACCATGTTGGGAATTATCATTGGCGTGGCCTCCGTTATTGCCATGCTGGCCATCGGGCAAGGTTCAAAGCAGAGCATCGAAACGCAGATATCAGCAATGGGAACCAACATGATTATGGTTCGGCCAAATAGCGAGTTGCAGGGCGGGGTAAGGTTGGATGCTAGCACAATGCAAACTCTCACATTGGCCGATGTTTCAGCAATTAAAAAGGATTGCGATCAGGTGGCTGCAGTTTCGGCTATGGTTTCTGGTAGAGGGCAAGCCATATATGCAGCAAATAATTGGCCTACTCAAATTCAAGGCGTTGGTCCTGATTTTCTTGAAATCCGAAAAATGGATATTCAAGATGGAGTAATGTTTACTGACAAGGACGTTGAGCAGGCAGCCAAAGTTTGCGTTTTAGGACAAACCGTTGTCACCAATCTATTTCCTGATGGGAGTTCACCAATAGGCAGAAGCATTCGCTTTGCCAATATTCCGTTTAAGGTAATTGGAGTTTTAGTACCTAAAGGGGAGAATACTTTTGGACAGGACCAGGATGATATTATTTTGGCACCTTTTACTACTGTTCAAAAAAGAATCCTTGCAATCACTTATGTCCAGAGTATCTATACATCGGCCGTCAATGAAAATGCATCGGATGCAGCTGTTGCCCAAATATCGGAGGTGCTGAGGCGAGATCATAAGTTAAAACCAACGCAGGACGATGATTTCTCGGTTCGTACGCAGGCGGAGCTGATTAAAACATTCAGCTCAACGAGCCAAATGCTTACCGTGCTGTTGGCAGCCATTGCTGGTATATCCTTGTTTGTTGGGGGTATTGGTATTATGAATATTATGTTTGTGTCGGTTACCGAACGTACCCGCGAAATAGGCCTACGTATGGCCATTGGTGGGAGAGGTGTCGATATCATGGTTCAATTTTTAATGGAGGCCATAATGATTAGCATGGCGGGTGGACTAATAGGTGTTATTCTAGGTGTAACAACATCATATACTTTATCTTATGGGTTAGGTTGGCCAGTGCTTATTACCAACTTTTCCATTATCATCTCATTCTTAGTTTGTGCCGTAACGGGGGTTTTCTTTGGCTGGTATCCTGCAAGAAAGGCATCGAACCTTGATCCAATTGAGGCTTTACGTTA
This region of Williamwhitmania sp. genomic DNA includes:
- a CDS encoding ABC transporter permease, which translates into the protein MNTFNLIRIALRAMLRNKMQTFLTMLGIIIGVASVIAMLAIGQGSKQSIETQISAMGTNMIMVRPNSELQGGVRLDASTMQTLTLADVSAIKKDCDQVAAVSAMVSGRGQAIYAANNWPTQIQGVGPDFLEIRKMDIQDGVMFTDKDVEQAAKVCVLGQTVVTNLFPDGSSPIGRSIRFANIPFKVIGVLVPKGENTFGQDQDDIILAPFTTVQKRILAITYVQSIYTSAVNENASDAAVAQISEVLRRDHKLKPTQDDDFSVRTQAELIKTFSSTSQMLTVLLAAIAGISLFVGGIGIMNIMFVSVTERTREIGLRMAIGGRGVDIMVQFLMEAIMISMAGGLIGVILGVTTSYTLSYGLGWPVLITNFSIIISFLVCAVTGVFFGWYPARKASNLDPIEALRYE
- a CDS encoding ABC transporter ATP-binding protein; this translates as MKDSIIRIDELQRNFTVGSEIVRALKGVSFSVQQGEFLTIMGASGSGKSTLLNILGCLDKPTHGQYFLDEVPVADLSRNELARLRNLKIGFVFQSFNLLPRTSALENTELPLLYNPKVSSKERRERAIAALEAVGLANRMDHTPSQLSGGQQQRVAIARALVNDPVMILADEATGNLDTRTTYDIMALFQDLNRRGKTIVFVTHEPDIATLSSRTVTLRDGIIIKDEVNEKPLSALDMLHSLPINDNEN